A stretch of Mus musculus strain C57BL/6J chromosome 19, GRCm38.p6 C57BL/6J DNA encodes these proteins:
- the Cyp2c55 gene encoding cytochrome P450 2C55 precursor, producing the protein MDPVLVLVLTLSCLLLLSLWRQNSGRGKLPPGPTPFPIIGNILQIDIKNISKSFNYFSKVYGPVFTLYFGSKPTVVVHGYEAVKEALDDLGEEFSGRGSFQIFERINNDLGVIFSNGTKWKELRRFSIMTLRSFGMGKRSIEDRIQEEASCLVEELRKANGSLCDPTFILSCAPSNVICSVIFHNRFDYKDEKFLNLMERLNENFKILNSPWMQVYNALPTLINYLPGSHNKVIKNFTEIKSYILGRVKEHQETLDMDNPRDFIDCFLIKMEQEKHNPHSEFTIESLMATVTDIFVAGTETTNITLRYGLLLLLKHTEVTAKVQAEIDHVIGRHRSPCMQDRTRMPYTDAMVHEIQRYIDLIPNNVPHAATCNVRFRSYFIPKGTELVTSLTSVLHDDKEFPNPEVFDPGHFLDENGNFKKSDYFMPFSIGKRMCVGEALARTELFLILTTILQNFNLKSLVDTKDIDTTPVANTFGRVPPSYQLYFIPR; encoded by the exons ATGGATCCAGTCCTGGTCCTGGTGCTCACTCTCTCCTGTctgcttctcctctccctctggaGACAAAACTCTGGGAGAGGGAAGCTCCCTCCTGGCCCCACCCCTTTCCCAATTATTGGAAACATCCTTCAGATAGATATAAAGAACATCAGCAAATCCTTCAACTAT TTCTCAAAAGTCTATGGCCCCGTGTTCACTCTGTACTTTGGTTCAAAGCCTACTGTGGTGGTACATGGATATGAAGCAGTAAAGGAAGCTCTGGATGACCTTGGAGAGGAGTTTTCTGGGAGGGGTAGTTTTCAAatttttgaaagaataaataatgaTCTGG GGGTGATTTTCAGCAATGGAACAAAATGGAAGGAGCTTCGGCGCTTCTCAATCATGACCTTGAGGAGTTTTGGGATGGGGAAGAGGAGCATCGAGGATCGCATTCAAGAGGAAGCATCCTGTCTTGTGGAAGAGCTAAGAAAAGCAAATG GTTCACTCTGTGATCCCACATTCATCCTGAGCTGTGCTCCCTCCAATGTGATCTGTTCAGTTATTTTCCACAATCGTTTTGATTATAAAGATGAGAAGTTTCTTAACTTGATGGAGAGactcaatgaaaactttaaaatcttGAACTCCCCATGGATGCAG GTCTACAATGCTCTGCCTACCCTCATCAATTATCTCCCAGGGAGTCATAACaaagtaattaaaaattttacTGAAATAAAAAGTTACATTTTGGGGCGAGTGAAAGAACACCAGGAAACACTGGACATGGACAATCCTCGGGACTTCATTGACTGCTTCCTGATCAAAATGGAACAG GAAAAACACAATCCCCATTCGGAGTTTACTATTGAAAGCTTGATGGCCACTGTAACCGACATATTTGTAGCTGGAACAGAAACCACAAACATTACTCTAAGATATGGACTCTTGCTCCTACTGAAACACACAGAGGTCACAG CTAAAGTCCAGGCAGAGATCGATCACGTGATTGGCAGACACAGGAGCCCCTGCATGCAGGACAGAACCCGCATGCCCTACACAGATGCCATGGTACATGAGATTCAGAGATACATTGACCTCATCCCCAACAATGTGCCCCATGCAGCTACCTGTAATGTTAGATTCAGAAGTTACTTCATCCCCAAG GGCACAGAGTTAGTAACATCACTGACTTCTGTGCTGCATGATGACAAAGAATTTCCCAACCCAGAAGTATTTGACCCTGGCCATTTTCTGGATGAGAATGGGAACTTTAAGAAGAGTGACTACTTTATGCCTTTCTCAATAG gaaAGCGAATGTGCGTGGGAGAGGCCCTGGCTCGCACGGAGCTGTTTTTGATTCTGACCACCATTTTACAGAATTTTAACCTGAAATCTTTGGTTGATACAAAGGACATTGACACTACTCCAGTGGCCAATACTTTTGGCCGTGTACCACCTTCATACCAGCTGTACTTCATTCCTCGTTAA
- the Cyp2c55 gene encoding cytochrome P450 2C55 isoform X1 codes for MDPVLVLVLTLSCLLLLSLWRQNSGRGKLPPGPTPFPIIGNILQIDIKNISKSFNYFSKVYGPVFTLYFGSKPTVVVHGYEAVKEALDDLGEEFSGRGSFQIFERINNDLGVIFSNGTKWKELRRFSIMTLRSFGMGKRSIEDRIQEEASCLVEELRKANGSLCDPTFILSCAPSNVICSVIFHNRFDYKDEKFLNLMERLNENFKILNSPWMQVYNALPTLINYLPGSHNKVIKNFTEIKSYILGRVKEHQETLDMDNPRDFIDCFLIKMEQEKHNPHSEFTIESLMATVTDIFVAGTETTNITLRYGLLLLLKHTEVTAKVQAEIDHVIGRHRSPCMQDRTRMPYTDAMVHEIQRYIDLIPNNVPHAATCNVRFRSYFIPKESECAWERPWLARSCF; via the exons ATGGATCCAGTCCTGGTCCTGGTGCTCACTCTCTCCTGTctgcttctcctctccctctggaGACAAAACTCTGGGAGAGGGAAGCTCCCTCCTGGCCCCACCCCTTTCCCAATTATTGGAAACATCCTTCAGATAGATATAAAGAACATCAGCAAATCCTTCAACTAT TTCTCAAAAGTCTATGGCCCCGTGTTCACTCTGTACTTTGGTTCAAAGCCTACTGTGGTGGTACATGGATATGAAGCAGTAAAGGAAGCTCTGGATGACCTTGGAGAGGAGTTTTCTGGGAGGGGTAGTTTTCAAatttttgaaagaataaataatgaTCTGG GGGTGATTTTCAGCAATGGAACAAAATGGAAGGAGCTTCGGCGCTTCTCAATCATGACCTTGAGGAGTTTTGGGATGGGGAAGAGGAGCATCGAGGATCGCATTCAAGAGGAAGCATCCTGTCTTGTGGAAGAGCTAAGAAAAGCAAATG GTTCACTCTGTGATCCCACATTCATCCTGAGCTGTGCTCCCTCCAATGTGATCTGTTCAGTTATTTTCCACAATCGTTTTGATTATAAAGATGAGAAGTTTCTTAACTTGATGGAGAGactcaatgaaaactttaaaatcttGAACTCCCCATGGATGCAG GTCTACAATGCTCTGCCTACCCTCATCAATTATCTCCCAGGGAGTCATAACaaagtaattaaaaattttacTGAAATAAAAAGTTACATTTTGGGGCGAGTGAAAGAACACCAGGAAACACTGGACATGGACAATCCTCGGGACTTCATTGACTGCTTCCTGATCAAAATGGAACAG GAAAAACACAATCCCCATTCGGAGTTTACTATTGAAAGCTTGATGGCCACTGTAACCGACATATTTGTAGCTGGAACAGAAACCACAAACATTACTCTAAGATATGGACTCTTGCTCCTACTGAAACACACAGAGGTCACAG CTAAAGTCCAGGCAGAGATCGATCACGTGATTGGCAGACACAGGAGCCCCTGCATGCAGGACAGAACCCGCATGCCCTACACAGATGCCATGGTACATGAGATTCAGAGATACATTGACCTCATCCCCAACAATGTGCCCCATGCAGCTACCTGTAATGTTAGATTCAGAAGTTACTTCATCCCCAAG gaaAGCGAATGTGCGTGGGAGAGGCCCTGGCTCGCACGGAGCTGTTTTTGA